TCCTCTTCGTACGCATGGTCACGGATAATCTTATTCAGATAATCACCTTCATCATGCAAAAGAGCAGGAGCTGCCGCTTGTTCCGCCCGTGCCGCCAGATGGCGGTGCCTCTCTACAAGTCCGTCGAACTCCGCTTGTATATCTTCTTCCGATTGTCCCGTGCATGCGGTACGAAAAATCACGCCATCTTCGCCCTTCACAAGAGAATGGCCAAATAGACGCCACTTCTCCTTCTCGTTCCTGCTCATTTTCTTGGATACCCCGATATGTGAAGCGTTCGGAAGGAAAACAAGCCGTGAGCCCGGGATTGCCAGCATCCCGGTCAGCCTCGCTCCCTTTGAATCTGTTTCTTCCTTTATTACCTGGACGATCAGTTCTTCCCCCTCTTTCACGAAAGAACTGATAGATGTCCCTTTTTTATCTTCTGGTGCCATATACGTCTGCTGATAGGAAAGCAGGTCATCACGATGAATGAATCCGTTCTTCTCAGCTCCAATGTCCACAAAGGCCGCCTGCATGCCAGGCAGCACTTTCTTTACCCTGCCTTTATAGATGCTTCCGGGTACAGGCTGATCGGACGAATCATCAACTTGAAGTTCTATCGCTTCATCGAAATCCATGACTGCTGTTCTTTTGATTTGGGTTATAGCATTAATAATAATTTTTTTCACATTACTGACCTCGCTTACGTCACTCATCCTTTTATTTTAACGAAAAAGATGTCCGATTGCACATCTGACCTGATTGGATGAAAAAAACATGTTAAGCACCTGCTTCTCTTCCACGATCCTGTTTGTTTCCGAAGCCTGGATGACGATAAAATGACGAACCCCTTTTCGAAAGAGACTGATGACGTCATAGAGCGCTGCATCCGAGGGAACATGTATGGGCTTTGTCAGCCAGCCCGATCTCCTGTCATCCGCAATCCTCGACATCAAGAAACGAAGGAAGACAAACTGCCGCCTTTTCCACTCGATATAATGAGAGACACCAAGGAAGATCGTCACGAGCCATAGATTTAAATGCAGGGGGTCCCGGGGTAAAAATGAAAAGAACAGGATCAGCATGATGGAGAAAGAGGTTAATAAAAATACAGTATGTGCTTTTTTAAATGGAAAAATGCTGGCTGCAGCGGCAAACATCAGTTTCCCTCCATCAAGTGGCCATACCGGCAGCAGATTAAAAACCAGAAGCGTTACGTTCATTTTAATAAACCACTCAAAGTCCTGAGGATTCCACCAGCCAAGCTGAAATAAGAAAAAAGCGGCCAGCATAAGCCAGAGATGCTGCACAGGTCCCAGCAGTGTAACGATCACTTCTTCACGGAACGGCCGGTTTCCATGTTCCTCTACTTCCGCTACTCCGCCAAACGGAAAAAGTTCGATTTTCTTTACACGCCATTGAAAAAGATGGGCCCCCGCATAATGACCCATCTCATGTATAAAAACTGCCAGAAACAGCAATATGATCTCACGAAAATGCCCGGTGATGATGGAGAGCCCAATAATTAGCCAAAAAAGAGGGTTAATCTTTACTTTGCTGAAAAATTGAAAAACAGGATTATTCAAAAGGGATCACCTTGCTCGGATCAACAAATGTGTCGCCTTTTTTCAGGGCAAAGTAAAATTTACCTGTTTTTCCGTCCTTATTCGGTGTCACTTTACCAAGGGGTTTTTTGCTTTCCATATAACTGTAGAGCTTTACATCGGGATCAATGCTGTCCAATTCGCCATACCAAGATTCTTCCCCATTGTTGTGCTGGATGACGACGGTATTTCCAAGATCTTTCTTTTTGCCGATAAAAATGACGTATCCTTCTTTTACGGTATCCACGTTCGAGGTTTTTCCCGTCTCCATCATAATGCCTTTTCCGTTCGTTTCAAAGGATTCATACACTCTTCCAGATGCAGGCTGGGCATAATCTTCGTTTTTATTTGCAGATGTTGCATTCTTGGCTGGTTCTATTTGTTTTTCAGGCAATAACGCCAGAGGTTTCCCAAATTGATTCTCGTACCATTTTTTCGCGGCCGCAAACTGAAACTCACTGTGGTACATTTTCTTAATCAAACTCTGCCCTTTTGCCGAAAGCTCACTGTCATTTTTAAATAAAATTCCCGCCCCAAGAAAAAGGCACACGGACATCATGATCTGAAATAAAAAGAACGACCCGTTAAATCGGGGGCCTTTCTTCTTTTCCTCCATTGAAGCTGTACTCCCTGTATACAAGCTGGTTCTGAACGTTTCATTCTCTCCTTGAGCAAGCCTGTCTGCATACCGCCGTCTTATATCATCCGCACTGTTTCTCATCATCCATTCCTCCGCATCATGTTATACCACATCTTATGACTTGTCCGCGGGCCTTATGACAGAGGAAGAAAGGGTCTTTGCCTGAAGAATAAAAAATCCTCCAAGTCCGGGGAAGGGCAGATGGACTGCCTCCCTTTCAATGAAGGAAATTCGGGAATGAATTATCTCATTCCCAGCAACGTTTTAATTTTTGAGAAGAATCCTTTTTCCTCATCAATCGTAGTCAGAGGGACAGATTCTCCAAGAATTCGTCTTGCGATATTCCGATAGGCGATGGACGCTTTGCTATCGGGGTTCATCGCGATCGGTTCACCTTTATTTGCCGCTTTGATGACATTCTCATCATCAACGACCACGCCGATCAGCTCAATGGCAAGGATGGATACAATCTCATCCACATCCAGCATGTCACCGCTTTTAGCCAGGTGGTTTCGTACTCGGTTAACGATCAGTTTAGGAGCTTCCACTTCTTCTTGCTCAAGCAGCCCGATAATACGGTCAGCATCACGAACCGAAGAAATTTCAGGATTCGTCACCACTATGGACTTGTCCGCACCTGCAACTGCATTCTTGAATCCTTGTTCGATACCAGCAGGACAGTCGATGATGACGTAATCATAATCCTGTTTTAATTCTGTAATGATTTTCTTTATCTGTTCCGGTTGAACGGAGCTTTTATCCTTGGTCTGCGCGGCAGGAAGAAGGAATAAACATTCAAACCGTTTATCTTTAATCAGCGCCTGGTGAAGCTTGCAGCGCTCTTCGACGACGTCAACCAGATCATAAATGATTCGATTTTCCAGACCCATTAACACATCCAGATTGCGAAGGCCGATGTCAGTATCAACTAGACATACTTTTTTACCAGAAAGGGCAAGGGACGTACCGATATTCGCAGAAGTCGTAGTTTTACCGACTCCCCCTTTCCCAGAAGTAATGACTATTGCCTCTCCCATGATTCATTCCCCTTTCTTACTATAAACGATTCAAATTGGGCCTGATTCTATGTACTGTACTGATTCGGTCAATCAAAATTTGATTTTCTTCATCAGAAATATAGGCGCATTCCATTTCATGCCCAATTTCCGGATAATGGTCAGGCGCCCGGCTGATCAGATCCGCAATTCTTAGCTGAGTGGGTTTCATGACAGAAGCGGCAATAACCGCTTCACGGTTACCGGATGATCCTCCGTGGGCGATGCCTTTTAACGAACCCATCACAAAAATATTGCCGGTTGCCATAATCGTGCCGCCTGGATTTACATCTCCGATCAGCAAAAGATCCCCCTGAACACTTAACACCTGGCCGGAACGGATGACTTTTGAAACTCTCATGATCTGAGCTTCTTTCTTCATTTCCTCCGCTTCAGCCACCGTAATGACATTGGATTCAAACCGCTTGATGTCCAGGTTCTGCTTTTGTCCGATAATTCCACGCACCAGCTCCGACTGCTGCTCTGATAAATACCGGTTGCCGGTTTTGACAATGACTGAAATAAGCGGTCCATTCAGCAACTGTCCATGGTCGTCGGATAATTTATCATGTAGCTCCTCGACCAGCTGCTCAAATGAGCATAGGTCGTCCAACAGCAGGACAAGACCGTCTTTCGTGCCTTTTATTGTAACATTATGTTGGAGTTTTTGTGCCATTGCCATCGTTCACCTCAACATACTTTCATTCGACAACTTTTTAAATAATCCTCTTTTTATGTCCATTAGTTTTCATGGATGGTTTTCTTCACCTTTTTCAGCAGCTTAACAAACGGATAATAAACGAGAATCGTAAACACAGCGTTCAAGATCAGCGTGGGAAGCAGCCTGTCATAAAAGAAGGAGTCTATACTTGTATCGGCAATACCAATTAAAGAGTTTAATCCATAAACCATAAATTCAAGTCCTGCCACCCCGGCTGCACTTAAAAGTATTGCAACAAAAAAGTTGCTGAAAAGATAGCGGGATAAAACAGAAATAAAGTAAGCCACCAATGCGGTAGAAAACATGTACACACCGATCAGATCTGTATAGATAAGATCAGTAAGAAGCCCAAAGATCATCCCGTACACGATGCCAAACGAAGGTTTAAGATAGCATGACATCAGAATAATCAGGACAAGAGAAAAATGCGGAATCAACAGGAAGCCCCATCCATAATGTTCGGGTGCCAGTACCTGCATGACCGTACTCTCAGCCACAAACGCAATATAGGTAATAAAAGGAAGAAGAATCCTATTCATTATTCTTCCTCCTTTGCTTTAAATTCGTTTTCATCGACTTGAGGCATCGACCGGTCAAGAATCATCACATGATCAAGATCATAAAGATTAGCAGACGGCTTTAAATATGCGGTCTTTGTCAGCCCGTATTCATCCGGCTTTACTTCCTTGACTGTTCCGATCAGCAGCCCGCGCGGAAAGACCTCGCCAAGACCCGATGTAATCACCTTCTGGCCTTTTTTAAGCTTGGCATTTACCGGTATCTTTTTAAACAGCAATGCTTGTTTCTTAGAATCATAGCCTTCAATCATTCCGAAAATACGCTTATTGCTTTCAGCGATAGCGGAAATACGGTTCGTCCTGTCGTTGTCGCTGATCAGCTGTATCGTGGAATGGAAAGCAGATACCTTCGCCACTTTGCCGATGAATCCTTCAGGTGAAACTACAGCCATCTTGGATTTGACACCGTCTCTGTATCCTTTATTCACAAAGATGAATTTGTTCCATCGATCAGGAGAGCGTCCGATGACAGAAGCCTCCCTAATCTTATACTCCGTAAGATCAGCCTCTTTTTCGAGCTGGCTCTTTAAAGATTTGTTTTCCTTTTTCAGTTCCTGCACATCCACAGACAGCTGTGCATATTCATCCAGCTTGGATTTCAGCAGTTTGTTCTCATGATACATATGCTTCATTTCTGTCAGGTTCTCAAAGAAACCCGCTATAGAGTTAGCGGGTTTATAAAACAGCGACTGGCTTATACCAACCGTATCTTTTAAAAATTGTTCCGGCCAGCTTAATTCTTCACGATCTTTCATAGAAAAACCGATCATTGCCACCAAGACTATGATACTCGCAAGAAGAATAATTAGCCGCTTGTTTGAGAAAAATTGTGGCACGATCTAAACACCTACTTAAGCCTTTGTTTTCGAACGAGAAGTAATCCCGGCCTTTGAACGGAAAAGATGCAAGTTTTCAAGTGCGCGTCCTGTTCCTACAGCGACACAGTCCAATGCGTTCTCTGCAACGATGACAGGCATCTTGGTTTCTTCGCTGATCACCTTATCCAGATTACGAAGCAAAGCTCCTCCTCCAGTAAGTACAATTCCGCGGTCCATGATGTCCGCCGCAAGTTCAGGAGGTGTTTTTTCAAGCGTCACTTTTACTGCCTCCATGATGCTGTTTACCGTATCTCTAAGAGCGCTGGAAACTTCTTCCGCCGTAATCGTAATGGTTTTCGGAAGGCCTGTCAATAAATCACGCCCGCGGATGTCCATGTTCTCAATTCCGTCTGCAGAACCGGCAGAACCGATCTCAAGTTTAAGCGTTTCAGCTGTACGCTCACCAATCATCAAGTTGTAGGTTTTCTTAATATATTGAATAATCGCATCGTCCATCTCATCTCCAGCAATACGGATCGATTGGCTCGTTACAATTCCTCCAAGGGAAATGATCGCCACTTCTGTAGTACCGCCGCCGATGTCAACGACCATGCTTCCTGTAGGCTCCCATACCGGAAGATCTGCACCGATCGCTGCTGCGAAAGGCTCTTCGATCGTATACGCTTCACGGGCTCCAGCTTGTTTTGTTGCATCTTCTACAGCACGTTTTTCAACCGCTGTAATTCCAGAAGGAACACAGACCATAACATTTGGTTTTCTAGCAAATACAGAACGGTTCTTCTGTGCCTGCTGAATAAAATACTTCATCATTGTTGCTGTTGTTTCAAAATCCGCAATGACTCCGTCTTTCATTGGACGTACCGCTACGATGTTTCCTGGTGTACGGCCAATCATATTTTTTGCATCGTTCCCTACTGCTTCAATTGACCCTGTATCAGTTCGCAATGCCACTACGGAAGGTTCACGCACAACA
This genomic stretch from Fictibacillus marinisediminis harbors:
- a CDS encoding M50 family metallopeptidase, whose translation is MNNPVFQFFSKVKINPLFWLIIGLSIITGHFREIILLFLAVFIHEMGHYAGAHLFQWRVKKIELFPFGGVAEVEEHGNRPFREEVIVTLLGPVQHLWLMLAAFFLFQLGWWNPQDFEWFIKMNVTLLVFNLLPVWPLDGGKLMFAAAASIFPFKKAHTVFLLTSFSIMLILFFSFLPRDPLHLNLWLVTIFLGVSHYIEWKRRQFVFLRFLMSRIADDRRSGWLTKPIHVPSDAALYDVISLFRKGVRHFIVIQASETNRIVEEKQVLNMFFSSNQVRCAIGHLFR
- a CDS encoding M23 family metallopeptidase, which translates into the protein MRNSADDIRRRYADRLAQGENETFRTSLYTGSTASMEEKKKGPRFNGSFFLFQIMMSVCLFLGAGILFKNDSELSAKGQSLIKKMYHSEFQFAAAKKWYENQFGKPLALLPEKQIEPAKNATSANKNEDYAQPASGRVYESFETNGKGIMMETGKTSNVDTVKEGYVIFIGKKKDLGNTVVIQHNNGEESWYGELDSIDPDVKLYSYMESKKPLGKVTPNKDGKTGKFYFALKKGDTFVDPSKVIPFE
- the minD gene encoding septum site-determining protein MinD; its protein translation is MGEAIVITSGKGGVGKTTTSANIGTSLALSGKKVCLVDTDIGLRNLDVLMGLENRIIYDLVDVVEERCKLHQALIKDKRFECLFLLPAAQTKDKSSVQPEQIKKIITELKQDYDYVIIDCPAGIEQGFKNAVAGADKSIVVTNPEISSVRDADRIIGLLEQEEVEAPKLIVNRVRNHLAKSGDMLDVDEIVSILAIELIGVVVDDENVIKAANKGEPIAMNPDSKASIAYRNIARRILGESVPLTTIDEEKGFFSKIKTLLGMR
- the minC gene encoding septum site-determining protein MinC — protein: MAQKLQHNVTIKGTKDGLVLLLDDLCSFEQLVEELHDKLSDDHGQLLNGPLISVIVKTGNRYLSEQQSELVRGIIGQKQNLDIKRFESNVITVAEAEEMKKEAQIMRVSKVIRSGQVLSVQGDLLLIGDVNPGGTIMATGNIFVMGSLKGIAHGGSSGNREAVIAASVMKPTQLRIADLISRAPDHYPEIGHEMECAYISDEENQILIDRISTVHRIRPNLNRL
- the mreD gene encoding rod shape-determining protein MreD, with the protein product MNRILLPFITYIAFVAESTVMQVLAPEHYGWGFLLIPHFSLVLIILMSCYLKPSFGIVYGMIFGLLTDLIYTDLIGVYMFSTALVAYFISVLSRYLFSNFFVAILLSAAGVAGLEFMVYGLNSLIGIADTSIDSFFYDRLLPTLILNAVFTILVYYPFVKLLKKVKKTIHEN
- the mreC gene encoding rod shape-determining protein MreC; its protein translation is MPQFFSNKRLIILLASIIVLVAMIGFSMKDREELSWPEQFLKDTVGISQSLFYKPANSIAGFFENLTEMKHMYHENKLLKSKLDEYAQLSVDVQELKKENKSLKSQLEKEADLTEYKIREASVIGRSPDRWNKFIFVNKGYRDGVKSKMAVVSPEGFIGKVAKVSAFHSTIQLISDNDRTNRISAIAESNKRIFGMIEGYDSKKQALLFKKIPVNAKLKKGQKVITSGLGEVFPRGLLIGTVKEVKPDEYGLTKTAYLKPSANLYDLDHVMILDRSMPQVDENEFKAKEEE
- a CDS encoding rod shape-determining protein; this translates as MFGGFSRDLGIDLGTANTLVYVKGKGVVVREPSVVALRTDTGSIEAVGNDAKNMIGRTPGNIVAVRPMKDGVIADFETTATMMKYFIQQAQKNRSVFARKPNVMVCVPSGITAVEKRAVEDATKQAGAREAYTIEEPFAAAIGADLPVWEPTGSMVVDIGGGTTEVAIISLGGIVTSQSIRIAGDEMDDAIIQYIKKTYNLMIGERTAETLKLEIGSAGSADGIENMDIRGRDLLTGLPKTITITAEEVSSALRDTVNSIMEAVKVTLEKTPPELAADIMDRGIVLTGGGALLRNLDKVISEETKMPVIVAENALDCVAVGTGRALENLHLFRSKAGITSRSKTKA